In Modestobacter versicolor, a single genomic region encodes these proteins:
- a CDS encoding glycosyltransferase family 4 protein, which produces MPTVMFLGHSAAASGGEIALLRLIPALQPAVHPVVVLGEDGALVERLTALGVDVRVMPLPGSTKDLRKDTLRNPLVALGRITSVLRYAVQLRRVIRELDVDLVHTNSLKAGFYGTLAARLAGVPSVWHVRDRIAPDYLPGAAVAATRLATAVLPSRVISNSRATAGTLSPRLAALLGRRAALSPAPIGDPIDTALVQRASPRTGDGPLRIGMVGRFSPWKGQLVAIRAFAQAHLGDDARLVLIGAAMFGEQDYERQVHEEIDRLGLRDRVELTGFVTDVFGVLSGLDVLVHASTIPEPFGQVVLEGLAAGVPVVATREGGPGEILTDHVDGLLHDAGDVDQLAAALRELQADPALRARLTQAGLARVLDFSPQSIGAQVLAVYAELISTTREVQTA; this is translated from the coding sequence ATGCCCACCGTCATGTTCCTCGGACACTCCGCGGCCGCCTCCGGCGGGGAGATCGCCCTGCTCCGGCTCATCCCCGCGCTGCAGCCCGCCGTGCACCCGGTCGTCGTGCTCGGCGAGGACGGCGCGCTGGTCGAGCGGCTCACCGCGCTGGGCGTCGACGTCCGGGTGATGCCGCTGCCGGGCAGCACCAAGGACCTGCGGAAGGACACCCTGCGCAACCCGCTCGTCGCGCTCGGCCGGATCACCTCGGTCCTCCGCTACGCCGTGCAGCTGCGGCGGGTCATCCGCGAGCTGGACGTCGACCTGGTGCACACCAACTCGCTCAAGGCCGGCTTCTACGGCACCCTCGCCGCCCGGCTGGCCGGCGTGCCCAGCGTCTGGCACGTCCGCGACCGGATCGCCCCCGACTACCTGCCGGGAGCCGCCGTCGCCGCGACGCGCCTGGCCACCGCCGTGCTGCCCAGCCGGGTCATCAGCAACAGCCGCGCGACGGCGGGCACCCTGTCCCCCCGCCTCGCGGCGCTGCTGGGCCGCCGGGCCGCGCTGTCCCCCGCCCCGATCGGCGACCCGATCGACACCGCGCTGGTCCAGCGCGCGTCCCCGCGGACCGGCGACGGCCCGCTGCGGATCGGCATGGTCGGCCGGTTCTCGCCGTGGAAGGGCCAGCTGGTCGCGATCCGCGCCTTCGCGCAGGCCCACCTCGGCGACGACGCCCGCCTGGTGCTCATCGGCGCGGCGATGTTCGGCGAGCAGGACTACGAGCGCCAGGTGCACGAGGAGATCGACCGGCTGGGCCTGCGCGACCGGGTCGAGCTCACCGGCTTCGTGACGGACGTCTTCGGCGTGCTGTCCGGCCTCGACGTCCTGGTGCACGCCTCGACCATCCCCGAGCCCTTCGGCCAGGTCGTCCTCGAGGGCCTGGCCGCCGGCGTGCCCGTCGTCGCCACCCGCGAGGGCGGTCCCGGCGAGATCCTCACCGACCACGTCGACGGGCTCCTGCACGACGCCGGCGACGTCGACCAGCTGGCGGCGGCCCTGCGCGAGCTGCAGGCCGACCCGGCACTCCGAGCACGACTCACCCAGGCCGGCCTCGCACGCGTCCTCGACTTCTCTCCGCAGTCGATCGGCGCGCAGGTGCTCGCGGTCTACGCGGAGCTCATCAGCACGACCCGAGAGGTGCAGACGGCATGA
- a CDS encoding polysaccharide biosynthesis tyrosine autokinase — protein MELRSAVAAVRSGWWLVVIGLVLGAMAALGLSLATTPVYTATSQLFVSTTGSESATDALQGSQLSQQRVSSYTQLLTGEEVAGRVIDQLDLDMTPGELAAEVTATAVTDTVLIDVSVTDPSPARAQQIANGLGVQFPQMVAELEADDEDTGSPIQVTVVQSPQLPTAPSSPQTSRNVVLGGLLGLVLGLAVTLARASWDRSVSDADVATALTGAPVLGVIPRLPAGDADHVLEQAPGRVPEGYRQLRSIVQSLPSTGPTTVLMVASPVPAQGASSVAVELGRALAEAGRRVTVVEADLGRPRLAGQLGLGEQDGLSTVLSGQVALAAALQPWGSDHLSVLPAGPVPSGDTELFESTRMGTLLQELRDRNDFVIIDAPPVLASADATDLAVLVDGVLLVVRYGTTSKEQLHQAGVLLDRVGATTLGVVLTVVPAKSDLVSSYGRTPAGAQSSKRRRSAKRRAEPAGTARPDAVERDDEPVAMPVPTPVPVPAVEARDVAAADVADDAAGADAATDDTATADAAVDETATDDAATDDADTATDDTATDDTATDDAATDDATDTDDADPAPSAEATADPEPVGDEPAGATAVPVAAQDSAPAQAPAAPAPAQAPAQAPAQAPAQAPAQAQAQAQAPAQAEEPADAEAAAETDESATDEVPAERSPASARS, from the coding sequence TTGGAGCTCAGAAGTGCCGTGGCCGCAGTGCGATCAGGCTGGTGGCTCGTCGTCATCGGCCTCGTGCTCGGCGCCATGGCGGCGCTGGGGCTGAGCCTGGCCACCACCCCCGTCTACACCGCGACGTCGCAGCTGTTCGTCTCGACCACCGGGTCGGAGTCGGCCACCGACGCCCTGCAGGGCAGCCAGCTGTCCCAGCAGCGGGTGAGCTCCTACACCCAGCTCCTCACCGGTGAGGAGGTCGCCGGGCGGGTGATCGACCAGCTGGACCTGGACATGACGCCGGGCGAGCTGGCCGCGGAGGTGACGGCGACCGCGGTCACCGACACCGTCCTGATCGACGTCTCCGTCACCGACCCCTCGCCCGCCCGGGCGCAGCAGATCGCCAACGGGCTGGGCGTCCAGTTCCCCCAGATGGTGGCCGAGCTGGAGGCCGACGACGAGGACACCGGCTCACCGATCCAGGTGACCGTCGTGCAGTCGCCCCAGCTGCCCACCGCGCCCAGCTCGCCGCAGACCAGCCGCAACGTCGTCCTCGGTGGCCTGCTCGGGCTGGTGCTCGGGCTGGCCGTGACGCTCGCCCGGGCCAGCTGGGACCGGTCGGTCAGCGACGCGGACGTCGCCACGGCGCTGACCGGGGCTCCCGTCCTCGGCGTGATCCCGCGGCTGCCGGCCGGCGACGCCGACCACGTGCTCGAGCAGGCCCCCGGCCGGGTGCCCGAGGGCTACCGGCAGCTGCGCTCGATCGTGCAGTCGCTGCCGAGCACCGGGCCGACCACCGTGCTCATGGTCGCCAGCCCGGTCCCCGCGCAGGGCGCGAGCAGCGTCGCCGTCGAGCTCGGTCGCGCGCTGGCCGAGGCCGGTCGCCGGGTCACCGTGGTGGAGGCCGACCTCGGCCGCCCGCGGCTGGCCGGCCAGCTGGGCCTGGGCGAGCAGGACGGTCTCAGCACGGTCCTCAGCGGCCAGGTCGCCCTGGCCGCCGCGCTCCAGCCGTGGGGCAGCGACCACCTGTCGGTGCTCCCCGCCGGACCGGTGCCGAGCGGGGACACCGAGCTCTTCGAGTCCACCCGGATGGGGACGCTGCTTCAGGAGCTGCGCGACCGCAACGACTTCGTGATCATCGACGCGCCGCCGGTGCTCGCCTCCGCCGACGCCACCGACCTCGCGGTCCTGGTCGACGGGGTGCTCCTCGTGGTGCGCTACGGCACCACGAGCAAGGAGCAGCTGCACCAGGCCGGCGTCCTGCTCGACCGGGTGGGCGCCACGACGCTGGGCGTCGTGCTCACCGTGGTCCCGGCCAAGTCCGACCTGGTGTCGTCCTACGGGCGCACCCCCGCCGGTGCGCAGTCGTCGAAGCGCCGCCGGTCGGCCAAGCGCCGCGCGGAGCCGGCCGGCACGGCACGTCCGGACGCCGTCGAGCGCGACGACGAGCCGGTCGCGATGCCGGTGCCGACGCCGGTCCCGGTGCCCGCGGTGGAGGCCAGGGACGTGGCCGCCGCCGACGTGGCGGACGACGCCGCCGGTGCTGACGCAGCCACCGACGACACGGCCACTGCGGATGCGGCCGTCGATGAGACCGCCACTGACGACGCCGCCACCGACGACGCCGACACCGCCACCGACGACACCGCCACCGACGACACCGCCACCGACGACGCCGCCACTGACGACGCCACCGACACCGACGACGCGGACCCCGCGCCGTCGGCGGAGGCCACGGCCGACCCGGAGCCGGTGGGTGACGAGCCCGCCGGGGCGACCGCTGTCCCGGTGGCTGCCCAGGACTCAGCTCCGGCGCAGGCCCCGGCTGCTCCGGCCCCGGCCCAGGCTCCGGCCCAGGCTCCGGCCCAGGCTCCGGCCCAGGCTCCGGCCCAGGCCCAGGCCCAGGCCCAGGCTCCGGCCCAGGCCGAGGAGCCGGCGGACGCGGAGGCGGCTGCCGAGACGGACGAGTCCGCCACGGACGAGGTGCCGGCGGAGCGGAGCCCCGCCAGCGCGCGGTCCTGA
- a CDS encoding glycosyltransferase, protein MKTTIVHDYLTQRGGAERVVLEMARAYSSDVVLTSVYDPERTYPQFSDMQVSTLPLNRVPLLRQDPRLALPFLSDSFSHHRITDADLVLVSSSGFAHQVTADAPKIVYCHNPPRWLHQTADYLKGSGPLVKLAIAMLRPHLTTLDRRGALSADGYIANSRNVANRIRRVYGIEAQVVHPPRGLEPFGPEEPVPGLDAGFLVTVGRARGYKRTDLLMSAVAGMPDQRLVVVGGRSDEPWPDNIVQLTNVSDAQLRWLYKNAAGLLACSWEDFGLTPVEAFGFGTPVGAIQEGGYLETCVDGLTGTWLDATTDDSLRASIRRLLSGTWDRAAIRRHGAQWSPAAFHRQLIGTVDDVLGHRSATKAA, encoded by the coding sequence ATGAAGACCACGATCGTCCACGACTACCTGACCCAGCGGGGCGGCGCCGAGCGCGTCGTGCTGGAGATGGCCCGCGCGTACTCCTCGGACGTCGTCCTCACGTCGGTGTACGACCCGGAGCGGACCTACCCCCAGTTCTCCGACATGCAGGTGTCCACCCTGCCGCTGAACCGGGTGCCGCTGCTCCGCCAGGACCCGCGGCTGGCCCTGCCGTTCCTGAGCGACTCCTTCAGCCACCACCGGATCACCGATGCCGACCTGGTGCTGGTCTCGTCGTCGGGCTTCGCCCACCAGGTCACGGCCGACGCGCCGAAGATCGTCTACTGCCACAACCCCCCGCGGTGGCTGCACCAGACGGCGGACTACCTCAAGGGCTCCGGGCCGCTGGTCAAGCTGGCGATCGCCATGCTGCGCCCGCACCTCACCACGCTGGACCGCCGCGGGGCGCTCTCCGCCGACGGCTACATCGCCAACTCGCGCAACGTGGCCAACCGGATCCGCCGCGTCTACGGGATCGAGGCCCAGGTCGTGCACCCGCCGCGCGGGCTGGAGCCGTTCGGCCCGGAGGAGCCGGTGCCCGGTCTGGACGCCGGCTTCCTGGTCACCGTCGGCCGGGCCCGCGGGTACAAGCGCACCGACCTGCTCATGTCGGCCGTCGCCGGGATGCCCGACCAGCGGCTGGTCGTCGTCGGCGGGCGGTCCGACGAGCCGTGGCCGGACAACATCGTGCAGCTCACCAACGTCTCCGACGCCCAGCTCCGGTGGCTCTACAAGAACGCCGCCGGGCTGCTGGCCTGCTCGTGGGAGGACTTCGGCCTGACCCCGGTCGAGGCCTTCGGCTTCGGCACGCCGGTCGGCGCCATCCAGGAGGGCGGCTACCTGGAGACCTGCGTCGACGGGCTGACCGGCACCTGGCTGGACGCCACCACAGACGACTCGCTGCGCGCGTCGATCCGCCGGCTGCTGTCCGGCACCTGGGACCGTGCCGCCATCCGCAGGCACGGCGCCCAGTGGTCGCCCGCGGCCTTCCACCGCCAGCTCATCGGGACCGTCGACGACGTTCTCGGCCACCGTTCCGCGACCAAGGCAGCGTGA
- a CDS encoding LCP family protein — MSDPTPADPADVAVDPAPGDPASDETGTDEPRPGRRRWLRRTLITLGALSLVLTLVIGGGLWYLTNRYGGNIERVTDVFDGLDDASRPAAPSPTAVNAPAAEPVTFLLVGSDTREDLAPGELPDARSDAIMIARFSGDRQHAQVISIPRDSWVDIPGRGQAKINAAYAYGGPTLLIQTVEQLTGVRIDHYAAIDFDGLTQVTDALGGLDVVVPETTTWGPYTFTAGVNHLDGEAARWYVGQRHGLPGGDFDRVKRQQNYLRAMFTQLFSQDVFTSPGKLDETLLAVTSAVAVDDGLSNADLLSLAYSLRGLTPSTVQFFTAPVLGTGTEGTASVVYLDRTTGERMWGYLNTDSLSQNADEFADEALPAVTN; from the coding sequence ATGAGCGACCCCACCCCGGCCGACCCGGCCGACGTCGCCGTCGATCCCGCGCCCGGTGACCCGGCGTCGGACGAGACCGGCACGGACGAGCCCCGGCCCGGTCGCCGGCGGTGGCTGCGACGCACGCTGATCACCCTGGGCGCCCTGTCGCTGGTGCTCACGCTGGTCATCGGCGGCGGCCTCTGGTACCTGACCAACCGCTACGGCGGGAACATCGAGCGCGTCACCGACGTGTTCGACGGCCTGGACGACGCCTCCCGCCCCGCAGCCCCCTCCCCGACCGCCGTGAACGCGCCGGCGGCCGAGCCCGTCACCTTCCTGCTGGTCGGCTCGGACACCCGGGAGGACCTCGCCCCCGGCGAGCTGCCCGACGCCCGCTCCGACGCGATCATGATCGCGCGCTTCTCCGGCGACCGGCAGCACGCCCAGGTCATCTCCATCCCCCGCGACTCCTGGGTCGACATCCCCGGCCGCGGCCAGGCCAAGATCAACGCGGCGTACGCCTACGGCGGCCCGACGCTGCTGATCCAGACCGTCGAGCAGCTGACCGGCGTCCGCATCGACCACTACGCCGCGATCGACTTCGACGGGCTCACCCAGGTCACCGACGCCCTCGGCGGGCTGGACGTCGTCGTCCCGGAGACCACCACCTGGGGCCCGTACACCTTCACCGCCGGGGTCAACCACCTGGACGGCGAGGCGGCGCGCTGGTACGTCGGGCAGCGGCACGGCCTGCCCGGTGGCGACTTCGACCGGGTCAAGCGGCAGCAGAACTACCTGCGCGCCATGTTCACCCAGCTGTTCAGCCAGGACGTCTTCACCTCGCCCGGCAAGCTCGACGAGACGCTGCTGGCCGTCACGAGCGCCGTCGCGGTCGACGACGGCCTGAGCAACGCCGACCTGCTCTCCCTGGCCTACTCGCTGCGGGGGCTCACCCCGTCGACCGTCCAGTTCTTCACCGCGCCCGTGCTCGGCACCGGCACGGAGGGCACGGCCAGCGTGGTGTACCTGGACCGGACGACCGGCGAGCGCATGTGGGGCTACCTCAACACCGACTCGCTGAGCCAGAACGCCGACGAGTTCGCCGACGAGGCCCTGCCCGCCGTCACGAACTGA
- a CDS encoding glycosyltransferase gives MPASELHVLHLLPHVQEIGNGIVDVTVDLAIAQAAAGCTVTVASAGGEYVDLLTQHSVTCVPLTLRPGSVPAARRLVRQLRPSVVHTHTLKGLAVARLARPGVPVLNSAHRDLGRWSPGLRMADRVIAVSEGIAGILSSSVDPRRIGVVRNGVLGGPRRRPLLDLPPADLAHPAVVYVGGMYEHKGVAVLLRAFARLVSEHPELPATLHLVGDGPDRPALEGLAAELGLAGRAEWAGFRRDAYAYMRSADVFVLPSLSETFGLVLAEAREAGAAIVGAATGGIPEVLEGGAAGVLVPPGDDAELAAALHRVLTTPGEQARLRAAAASGLDWLTVERMSADVLGEYDALLSAGARSGRAAR, from the coding sequence GTGCCCGCCAGCGAGTTGCATGTCCTGCACCTCCTGCCGCACGTCCAGGAGATCGGGAACGGCATCGTCGACGTCACCGTCGACCTGGCCATCGCCCAGGCCGCCGCAGGCTGCACGGTCACCGTGGCCTCGGCCGGCGGCGAGTACGTCGACCTGCTCACCCAACACAGCGTCACCTGCGTCCCGCTCACCCTGCGCCCGGGGAGCGTGCCGGCGGCCCGTCGCCTCGTCCGGCAGCTGCGCCCGTCGGTGGTGCACACCCACACCTTGAAGGGCCTGGCCGTGGCCCGGCTCGCGCGCCCGGGCGTGCCGGTGCTGAACAGCGCCCACCGCGACCTGGGGCGCTGGTCGCCCGGCCTGCGGATGGCCGACCGGGTGATCGCCGTCAGCGAGGGCATCGCCGGCATCCTCAGCTCGTCGGTCGACCCCCGCCGGATCGGCGTGGTCCGCAACGGCGTGCTCGGCGGTCCCCGCCGGCGCCCGCTGCTCGACCTGCCGCCGGCCGACCTCGCGCACCCGGCCGTCGTCTACGTCGGTGGCATGTACGAGCACAAGGGCGTGGCGGTGCTGCTGCGCGCCTTCGCCCGGCTCGTCAGCGAGCACCCCGAGCTCCCCGCGACCCTCCACCTGGTCGGCGACGGCCCCGACCGGCCGGCCCTCGAGGGCCTCGCCGCCGAGCTCGGCCTGGCCGGGCGGGCGGAGTGGGCCGGGTTCCGGCGCGACGCCTACGCGTACATGCGCAGCGCCGACGTCTTCGTCCTGCCGTCCCTGTCGGAGACCTTCGGCCTGGTGCTCGCCGAGGCCCGCGAGGCCGGGGCGGCCATCGTCGGCGCAGCCACCGGGGGCATCCCCGAGGTGCTCGAGGGCGGCGCCGCCGGCGTGCTGGTGCCGCCCGGGGACGACGCCGAGCTGGCGGCGGCCCTGCACCGCGTGCTCACCACCCCCGGCGAGCAGGCCCGGCTGCGGGCCGCTGCCGCGAGCGGCCTGGACTGGCTGACGGTGGAGCGGATGAGCGCCGACGTGCTCGGGGAGTACGACGCCCTGCTCTCCGCCGGTGCCCGGTCCGGTCGGGCCGCCCGATGA
- a CDS encoding O-antigen polymerase: MPRSMARVAGALSASRVARTTGSRAPASRHYVILPGAVLALALPWLWMFDSLLQATILTAQLLLCACGIVSSYVTGLRPMRMVFFVFTLSWLGVGPLYQISHRALAWNDSGLLNDTDRVTAALALTLLATTSTALAMWLGGRRRARRADLPEPAPVRSVRPRSWTPWGYLGLLGVLTPYVVLTNGGVGTFFSSRADRVEDLTQAGVTLESSGGLQVAVASILPAALAVVAAHLFIWRIREARAAGGWMHASLSDAAGLVVSLGAVVLYANPISNTRFLSLAAFGSIALAMVRPRGRTAGRGLTLGLLVATLGIYPLSNALASDTGTQLGGSASPLTVFASKDFDGFQQVVNTFIYVEDHGYSLGSYISSALFFFVPRSLWTTKATPASIDVAENRDYWFTNLSLPVHAEFYLEFGIIGMLLLTFAMGLLWSRIDEAWLRHPGSMGAWLAPFLCLAQLGLIRGPLGSLSPIWLTVTVLLLVGVTRQAASVTGNRPDVMTQRDGSPGLASPVPVNSSAT; the protein is encoded by the coding sequence GTGCCCCGATCGATGGCCCGCGTGGCGGGAGCGCTGAGCGCCTCGCGGGTCGCCCGGACGACGGGTTCCAGGGCTCCGGCGAGCCGGCACTACGTGATCCTGCCGGGCGCCGTGCTGGCCCTCGCCCTCCCGTGGCTGTGGATGTTCGACAGCCTGCTGCAGGCGACGATCCTGACCGCGCAGCTGCTGCTGTGCGCCTGCGGGATCGTGAGCAGCTACGTGACCGGGCTGCGCCCGATGCGCATGGTGTTCTTCGTCTTCACGCTGTCCTGGCTGGGTGTCGGCCCGCTCTACCAGATCTCCCACCGCGCGCTCGCGTGGAACGACTCCGGTCTGCTGAACGACACCGACCGGGTCACCGCCGCGCTGGCCCTCACGCTGCTGGCGACGACGTCGACCGCGCTGGCCATGTGGCTCGGCGGCCGGCGCCGGGCGCGCCGCGCCGACCTCCCGGAGCCGGCCCCGGTCCGCTCCGTCCGGCCCCGCTCGTGGACGCCGTGGGGCTACCTCGGCCTCCTCGGCGTGCTCACCCCCTACGTCGTGCTCACCAACGGCGGGGTGGGCACCTTCTTCAGCTCCCGCGCCGACCGGGTGGAGGACCTGACGCAGGCCGGCGTCACGCTGGAGAGCAGCGGCGGGCTGCAGGTCGCGGTCGCCTCGATCCTGCCGGCGGCCCTGGCCGTGGTGGCCGCGCACCTGTTCATCTGGCGGATCCGCGAGGCGCGCGCCGCCGGTGGCTGGATGCACGCCAGCCTGTCCGACGCCGCCGGGCTGGTCGTGTCGCTCGGCGCGGTCGTGCTGTACGCCAACCCGATCAGCAACACCCGCTTCCTGAGCCTGGCCGCCTTCGGTTCCATCGCGCTGGCCATGGTGCGGCCCCGCGGTCGGACCGCCGGCCGCGGGCTCACCCTGGGCCTGCTCGTGGCGACCCTCGGCATCTACCCGCTGAGCAACGCCCTCGCCTCGGACACCGGCACCCAGCTGGGCGGGAGCGCCTCACCGCTGACGGTGTTCGCCAGCAAGGACTTCGACGGCTTCCAGCAGGTCGTCAACACCTTCATCTACGTCGAGGACCACGGCTACAGCCTCGGGTCCTACATCTCGTCGGCGCTGTTCTTCTTCGTCCCCCGGTCGCTCTGGACGACGAAGGCCACGCCTGCCTCGATCGACGTGGCGGAGAACCGCGACTACTGGTTCACCAACCTCTCCCTGCCGGTGCACGCCGAGTTCTACCTCGAGTTCGGCATCATCGGCATGCTGCTGCTGACCTTCGCCATGGGCCTGCTGTGGTCGCGCATCGACGAGGCGTGGCTGCGCCACCCCGGCAGCATGGGCGCCTGGCTCGCCCCGTTCCTCTGCCTGGCCCAGCTCGGCCTCATCCGCGGCCCGCTCGGCTCGCTGTCACCCATCTGGCTGACGGTCACCGTGCTGCTGCTGGTCGGGGTGACCCGCCAGGCCGCCTCGGTCACCGGCAATCGACCCGATGTGATGACGCAGCGTGATGGGTCCCCCGGGCTTGCGTCACCCGTTCCGGTGAACAGCTCCGCCACCTGA
- a CDS encoding glycosyltransferase family 4 protein, producing the protein MGASRPTVHHLGRVGDIAGGMTQVVNGYLAWPFPRVDVAVITSRGDPGDHRAAAGKAAGALLRVLRLPRGSSVVVAHLSERGSFYREGLLMRIAHARGVATVAHLHGSSFARFAAAHPRVTGWTLRGADRVITLSDESTEVATRFVPAERVVLVPNAIPSSRPAEKQDLVVFGGVVSHRKGIDVLQDAWEQASAPGWELVVAGPVRDEQLVRAGIPGVRMAGSLAHEELMALLDRSRIAVLPSRDEAMPMFILEAMARGNCVISTDVGGIAAVLEGGRGIVVPPSDVEAFRTALQSVLDDPGRRAELAAAALTTFEQRYSADAVFPRVEDLWLAALAARHPGTATAHPADRRVVGDTP; encoded by the coding sequence GTGGGCGCCTCTCGGCCGACCGTGCACCACCTGGGCCGGGTCGGGGACATCGCCGGCGGGATGACCCAGGTGGTGAACGGCTACCTGGCGTGGCCGTTCCCCCGGGTCGACGTCGCGGTGATCACCTCGCGCGGCGACCCCGGCGACCACCGGGCCGCGGCGGGGAAGGCGGCCGGCGCGCTGCTGCGGGTGCTGCGGCTGCCGCGCGGGTCGTCGGTGGTGGTGGCGCACCTGTCCGAGCGCGGGTCGTTCTACCGCGAGGGGCTGCTGATGCGGATCGCGCACGCCCGCGGCGTCGCGACCGTCGCCCACCTGCACGGCAGCTCCTTCGCCCGGTTCGCCGCGGCGCACCCGCGGGTGACCGGGTGGACGCTGCGCGGTGCCGACCGGGTCATCACGCTCTCCGACGAGTCGACCGAGGTGGCCACCCGCTTCGTGCCGGCCGAGCGGGTGGTGCTGGTCCCGAACGCGATCCCGTCCAGCCGGCCGGCAGAGAAGCAGGACCTGGTGGTGTTCGGCGGCGTCGTGTCGCACCGCAAGGGCATCGACGTGCTCCAGGACGCCTGGGAGCAGGCGTCCGCCCCGGGCTGGGAGCTCGTGGTGGCCGGGCCCGTGCGGGACGAGCAGCTGGTGCGTGCCGGGATCCCCGGGGTGCGGATGGCCGGCTCGCTGGCGCACGAGGAGCTGATGGCGCTGCTGGACCGGTCCCGGATCGCGGTGCTGCCCTCGCGCGACGAGGCGATGCCGATGTTCATCCTGGAGGCGATGGCCCGGGGGAACTGCGTCATCTCCACCGACGTCGGGGGGATCGCCGCGGTGCTCGAGGGCGGCCGCGGGATCGTCGTCCCGCCGTCGGACGTCGAGGCCTTCCGGACGGCGCTGCAGTCGGTGCTCGACGACCCGGGACGGCGCGCGGAGCTGGCCGCCGCGGCGCTGACCACGTTCGAGCAGCGGTACAGCGCGGACGCCGTCTTCCCCCGGGTCGAGGACCTCTGGCTGGCCGCCCTCGCCGCCCGCCACCCGGGGACCGCGACCGCCCACCCGGCGGATCGGCGTGTCGTTGGCGACACGCCGTGA
- a CDS encoding GGDEF domain-containing protein, producing MPTATTTVDHGDLPQLTSAVVTDAVTLLPTRATLLDHLAERSPSSDVAPAALVLVGLLHRDTGWPMPGSHLDRVAGALSADLRSDDWIARSGPTEFAVVLNGAAPDAETAANRLIRTVLGVEIPGLTACAGIAGLSPDTSASEVHRRATLCLATARSVGSGQVIRYSGTRH from the coding sequence ATGCCGACCGCCACCACCACGGTCGACCACGGGGACCTGCCACAGCTCACCTCCGCGGTCGTCACCGACGCCGTCACCCTGCTCCCCACCCGGGCCACGCTGCTCGACCACCTCGCCGAGCGTTCCCCGTCCTCGGACGTCGCACCTGCCGCGCTGGTCCTCGTCGGCCTGCTGCACCGCGACACCGGCTGGCCGATGCCGGGCAGCCACCTCGACCGGGTCGCGGGCGCGCTCTCCGCGGACCTGCGCAGCGACGACTGGATCGCCCGCTCGGGCCCCACGGAGTTCGCCGTCGTGCTCAACGGCGCCGCCCCGGACGCCGAGACCGCTGCCAACCGCCTGATCCGCACCGTGCTCGGGGTGGAGATCCCGGGCCTGACGGCCTGCGCCGGCATCGCCGGGCTCTCCCCTGACACGTCGGCCAGCGAGGTCCACCGCCGGGCCACGCTCTGCCTCGCCACCGCGCGCAGCGTCGGCAGCGGGCAGGTCATCCGCTACAGCGGCACCCGCCACTGA